One Streptomyces sp. R28 DNA window includes the following coding sequences:
- the mtnC gene encoding acireductone synthase, which produces MTVRDLRFGVDGVDGLAAVVLDIEGTTSATGFVVDVLYPYSRSRFGALLAERGDDPEVARAVAQVRELTGDPDADAVAIEKALNTWLDEDRKATPLKTLQGIIWSEGFARGDLVSHFYDDVVPRLRAWHAAGVRLYVYSSGSVAAQRAWFTNSPEGDLTSLVCGLYDTENAGPKQEPASYRRIAESTGIEPAGLLFLSDRPGELDAARAAGWRTVGVRRPGEPYYEQGVGDHAQAGTFDEITITTSGSST; this is translated from the coding sequence GTGACCGTGCGGGATCTCCGGTTCGGCGTGGACGGCGTGGACGGCCTGGCCGCCGTGGTGCTCGACATCGAGGGCACCACGAGCGCCACCGGGTTCGTCGTCGACGTGCTGTACCCGTACTCGCGCTCACGGTTCGGGGCGCTGCTCGCCGAGCGCGGCGACGACCCCGAGGTGGCGCGGGCGGTCGCGCAGGTGCGGGAGCTGACGGGCGACCCGGACGCCGACGCCGTAGCGATCGAGAAGGCCCTCAACACCTGGCTGGACGAGGACCGCAAGGCCACCCCGCTGAAGACCCTCCAGGGCATCATCTGGTCCGAGGGCTTCGCCCGCGGTGACCTCGTGTCGCACTTCTACGACGACGTCGTACCGCGGCTGCGCGCGTGGCACGCGGCCGGCGTACGGCTGTACGTCTACTCGTCGGGTTCGGTGGCCGCCCAGCGGGCGTGGTTCACGAACAGCCCGGAGGGCGACCTGACGTCGCTGGTCTGCGGTCTGTACGACACCGAGAACGCGGGCCCCAAGCAGGAGCCGGCGTCGTACCGCCGTATCGCGGAGTCGACCGGCATCGAGCCGGCCGGCCTCCTCTTCCTCTCCGACCGCCCCGGTGAGCTGGACGCGGCCCGCGCGGCGGGCTGGCGGACGGTCGGCGTCCGGCGGCCCGGGGAGCCGTACTACGAGCAGGGTGTCGGCGACCACGCGCAGGCGGGGACGTTCGACGAGATCACCATCACCACTTCCGGGAGCAGCACGTGA
- a CDS encoding substrate-binding domain-containing protein — protein MSRVRLPLAALSLASVSVLLLAGCSQSTDASKTSGNTAASAAAATGAKPAPFSEGTVKVALVRQSGAGDYFEQWGNGAKAQAKALGIDLTVYDAQADNAKQATDLSSAINSGAQAIIVDHGFPATIQPEIDKAVKKGIKVVVYDVETSTKGVVSTKQNDASMAQAVLDVMAKEVGKDAKVGYVNVAGYAALDKRNTVWASEVAAQGWKQQFKVGKVTDSTATDNVPLVSAALTQHSDVTGIFAPYDELAKGTVLAVQNKKLQDKVKVFGADVSNADIQNMTADGSPWVATAGTDPSAVGAAVVRTTALELAGQLNRTSVEFPAVAITQDFLREKKIENMDQLRQALPALNLAQVSTADWISNVAH, from the coding sequence ATGTCCCGTGTCCGTCTGCCCCTTGCCGCACTCTCCCTCGCGTCCGTCTCCGTCCTGCTCCTCGCGGGCTGCTCGCAGTCCACGGACGCGTCCAAGACCTCCGGCAACACCGCCGCCTCGGCCGCGGCCGCCACCGGCGCGAAGCCCGCCCCCTTCAGCGAGGGCACCGTCAAGGTGGCCCTCGTCCGGCAGAGCGGCGCCGGCGACTACTTCGAGCAGTGGGGCAACGGCGCCAAGGCGCAGGCCAAGGCCCTCGGCATCGACCTGACCGTGTACGACGCCCAGGCCGACAACGCCAAGCAGGCCACCGACCTGTCCTCGGCCATCAACTCCGGCGCGCAGGCCATCATCGTCGACCACGGCTTTCCGGCCACCATCCAGCCGGAGATCGACAAGGCCGTGAAGAAGGGCATCAAGGTCGTCGTCTACGACGTCGAGACCTCCACCAAGGGCGTCGTCAGCACCAAGCAGAACGACGCGAGCATGGCCCAGGCCGTCCTCGACGTGATGGCCAAGGAGGTCGGCAAGGACGCCAAGGTCGGTTACGTCAACGTCGCCGGCTACGCCGCCCTGGACAAGCGGAACACCGTCTGGGCGAGCGAGGTAGCTGCGCAAGGCTGGAAGCAGCAGTTCAAGGTCGGCAAGGTGACCGACTCCACGGCGACGGACAACGTGCCGTTGGTGTCCGCCGCCCTCACCCAGCACTCCGATGTCACCGGCATCTTCGCCCCGTACGACGAACTCGCCAAGGGCACCGTCCTCGCCGTCCAGAACAAGAAGCTGCAGGACAAGGTGAAGGTCTTCGGCGCGGATGTCTCCAATGCCGACATACAGAACATGACCGCCGACGGCAGCCCCTGGGTCGCCACCGCGGGCACCGACCCGTCCGCCGTCGGCGCCGCCGTCGTCCGTACGACCGCCCTGGAGCTGGCCGGACAGCTGAACAGGACCTCGGTGGAGTTCCCGGCCGTCGCCATCACCCAGGACTTCCTGCGCGAGAAGAAGATCGAGAACATGGACCAGCTGCGGCAGGCGCTGCCCGCGCTGAACCTGGCGCAGGTCTCGACCGCCGACTGGATCTCCAATGTCGCCCACTGA
- the glpK gene encoding glycerol kinase GlpK: MTDAHTAGPFIAAIDQGTTSSRCIVFDRDGRIVSVDQKEHEQIFPKPGWVEHNANEIWTNVQEVVAGAVQKAGITRDDIKAIGITNQRETTVLWDKNTGEPVHNAIVWQDTRTDALCKELGRNVGQDRFRRETGLPLASYFAGPKARWLLDNVEGLKERAEAGDILFGTMDTWVIWNLTGGVNGGKHVTDVTNASRTMLMNLHTMEWDDKIAESIGVPLQILPEIRSSAEVYGEITGGKLGDLLGGIPVASALGDQQAALFGQTCFAEGEVKSTYGTGTFMVMNTGEKIINSYAGLLTTVGYKIGEQPTVYALEGSIAVTGSLVQWMRDQMGLISTAAEIETLALSVEDNGGAYFVPAFSGLFAPHWRSDARGVIAGLTRYVTKAHLARAVLEATAWQTREIADAMVKDSGDELVALKVDGGMTANNLLMQTLSDVLDAPVVRPMVAETTCLGAAYAAGLAVGFWNNTDDLRANWRRAAEWTPRMDAETRDREYKNWLKAVERTMGWLEDDES; the protein is encoded by the coding sequence GTGACCGACGCCCACACCGCCGGCCCCTTCATCGCCGCCATCGACCAGGGCACCACCTCGTCCCGCTGCATCGTCTTCGACCGCGACGGCCGTATCGTCTCCGTCGACCAGAAGGAGCACGAGCAGATCTTCCCGAAGCCGGGCTGGGTCGAGCACAACGCCAACGAGATCTGGACCAACGTCCAGGAGGTCGTCGCCGGAGCCGTCCAGAAGGCCGGCATCACCCGCGACGACATCAAGGCCATCGGCATCACCAACCAGCGCGAGACCACCGTGCTGTGGGACAAGAACACCGGTGAGCCCGTCCACAACGCCATCGTCTGGCAGGACACCCGCACCGACGCGCTCTGCAAGGAGCTCGGCCGCAATGTCGGCCAGGACCGCTTCCGCCGTGAGACCGGCCTTCCCCTCGCCTCCTACTTCGCCGGTCCCAAGGCCCGCTGGCTGCTGGACAACGTCGAGGGCCTCAAGGAGCGCGCCGAGGCCGGCGACATCCTCTTCGGCACCATGGACACCTGGGTCATCTGGAACCTGACCGGCGGTGTCAACGGCGGCAAGCACGTCACCGACGTCACCAACGCGTCCCGCACCATGCTGATGAACCTCCACACCATGGAGTGGGACGACAAGATCGCCGAGTCGATCGGCGTGCCCCTGCAGATCCTGCCCGAGATCCGCTCCTCCGCGGAGGTCTACGGCGAGATCACCGGCGGCAAGCTGGGCGACCTGCTCGGCGGCATCCCGGTCGCCTCCGCGCTCGGCGACCAGCAGGCGGCCCTGTTCGGCCAGACCTGTTTCGCCGAGGGCGAGGTCAAGTCGACGTACGGCACCGGCACCTTCATGGTGATGAACACCGGTGAGAAGATCATCAACTCGTACGCGGGTCTGCTGACCACGGTCGGCTACAAGATCGGCGAACAGCCGACGGTCTACGCCCTGGAGGGCTCGATCGCCGTCACCGGCTCCCTGGTGCAGTGGATGCGCGACCAGATGGGCCTGATCTCCACCGCCGCCGAGATCGAGACGCTCGCGCTCTCGGTCGAGGACAACGGCGGCGCCTACTTCGTGCCGGCCTTCTCCGGCCTGTTCGCCCCGCACTGGCGCTCCGACGCCCGCGGTGTGATCGCCGGCCTGACCCGGTACGTCACCAAGGCGCACCTCGCGCGCGCCGTTCTGGAGGCCACCGCCTGGCAGACGCGGGAGATCGCCGACGCCATGGTCAAGGACTCCGGCGACGAGCTGGTGGCGCTCAAGGTCGACGGCGGCATGACCGCCAACAACCTGCTGATGCAGACGCTCTCCGACGTCCTGGACGCGCCGGTGGTGCGCCCGATGGTCGCCGAGACCACCTGCCTCGGTGCCGCCTACGCCGCCGGTCTCGCCGTCGGCTTCTGGAACAACACCGACGACCTGCGCGCCAACTGGCGCCGGGCCGCCGAGTGGACCCCCCGCATGGACGCGGAGACCCGCGACCGTGAGTACAAGAACTGGCTCAAGGCCGTCGAGCGGACCATGGGCTGGCTCGAGGACGACGAGAGCTGA
- a CDS encoding ABC transporter permease, whose translation MTTQQSTEVPVKAAIPPGTTTAVRVQNAVIKYGFIFVTVALFLYFALSEGSFRESATLLDTLRYVSVAAILGLGVTLTMAVGGMDMSVGAVAGLGVSVAAQTMVVHNQIGAVAIVAVLAAGALAGLLNALLIVVLKIPDMLATLGTMFVIQGSKLILVDGQSITPGMTLDDGTTAPGRFTDGFLRIDRGTLLGIPISVLIFGALTIGAWVFLARTRWGRVLYAIGANPEASRLAGIRVGAYRSLAYVLSGVLASIGGLILASRIGQGDVSAGTSQLLEAVAVALVGTSVLGRGRPNVWGTALGAVLIGIITTGLTIKGLPYYTQDVVEGAVLILALVFSFTLSKRRTA comes from the coding sequence ATGACCACCCAGCAGAGCACCGAGGTCCCGGTGAAGGCGGCGATACCGCCCGGCACCACCACGGCCGTACGCGTCCAGAACGCCGTCATCAAGTACGGCTTCATCTTCGTCACGGTCGCGCTGTTCCTGTACTTCGCGCTGAGCGAGGGCTCCTTCCGCGAGTCGGCGACCCTCCTCGACACCCTCCGGTACGTCTCCGTCGCCGCCATCCTCGGCCTCGGGGTCACCCTCACCATGGCCGTCGGCGGAATGGACATGTCCGTCGGCGCGGTCGCCGGCCTGGGTGTCTCGGTCGCCGCCCAGACGATGGTCGTCCACAACCAGATCGGCGCGGTCGCGATCGTCGCGGTGCTGGCGGCAGGCGCGCTCGCGGGCCTGCTCAACGCGCTCCTGATCGTCGTACTGAAGATCCCGGACATGCTCGCCACCCTCGGCACGATGTTCGTGATCCAGGGCAGCAAGCTCATCCTGGTCGACGGCCAGTCCATCACCCCTGGCATGACGCTGGACGACGGCACCACGGCCCCCGGCAGGTTCACCGATGGCTTCCTGCGCATCGACCGCGGCACGCTCCTCGGCATCCCGATCTCGGTCCTGATCTTCGGCGCGCTGACCATCGGCGCCTGGGTCTTCCTCGCCCGCACCCGCTGGGGCCGCGTCCTGTACGCCATCGGCGCCAACCCCGAGGCCTCCCGCCTGGCCGGCATCCGCGTCGGCGCGTACCGGTCCCTCGCCTACGTCCTGTCCGGCGTGCTCGCCTCGATCGGCGGCCTGATCCTGGCCTCCCGCATCGGCCAGGGCGACGTGTCGGCGGGCACCTCGCAGCTGCTGGAGGCGGTCGCGGTGGCCCTCGTCGGCACCTCCGTCCTGGGCCGCGGCCGCCCCAACGTCTGGGGCACGGCCCTCGGCGCCGTCCTGATCGGCATCATCACCACCGGCCTGACCATCAAGGGCCTGCCTTACTACACCCAGGACGTCGTCGAGGGCGCGGTCCTCATCCTCGCCCTGGTCTTCAGCTTCACCCTGTCCAAGCGCCGTACCGCATAA
- the mtnK gene encoding S-methyl-5-thioribose kinase, with protein MGYRILETDDIPGYLRERGHWTEGTDIRVREVSDGNMNRVFLASSGDGTRSLAVKQALPWVRVAGPSWPMNPDRADAEARAYDQVAKVAPDKIPAIHGYDPENYALVMEDMSDLEVLRTRLNVGEPYGPHTSARIGEFVAQLSFATSDFGMPSAERKALIATSVSPELCEITEDVVLSEPYIEHEHNHWHEGLDDLAAAFRADGRLRTEVADLRHTFMTSAQALLHGDLHTGSVMVGEREGTHVVRVFDPEFSFVGPVGYDLGLYWANVLVAQERARALGTLSDHGGQLRLSWDAFEAEFRRLWATRIDTFFDDAYLDRFLRRVWTESLGYAGTEIVRRIIGFAHLTDLTTLPDPVPASRRALLLGRELIVRRAELPDVDAVRAAVESLT; from the coding sequence ATGGGCTACCGCATCCTGGAGACCGACGACATCCCCGGCTACCTGCGCGAGCGCGGCCACTGGACTGAGGGGACCGACATCCGTGTGCGCGAGGTGTCGGACGGCAACATGAACCGCGTCTTCCTCGCCTCCTCCGGCGACGGCACCCGCAGCCTCGCCGTCAAGCAGGCCCTGCCCTGGGTGCGGGTCGCCGGTCCCTCCTGGCCGATGAACCCCGACCGCGCCGACGCCGAGGCCCGTGCGTACGACCAGGTGGCGAAGGTCGCCCCCGACAAGATCCCGGCGATCCACGGCTACGACCCCGAGAACTACGCCCTCGTCATGGAGGACATGTCGGACCTGGAGGTCCTGCGCACCCGCCTGAACGTGGGCGAGCCGTACGGCCCGCACACCTCCGCCCGCATCGGCGAGTTCGTGGCCCAGCTCTCCTTCGCGACCAGCGACTTCGGCATGCCGTCCGCCGAACGCAAGGCCCTGATCGCGACCTCGGTGAGCCCGGAGCTGTGCGAGATCACCGAGGACGTGGTCCTCTCCGAGCCGTACATCGAGCACGAGCACAACCACTGGCACGAGGGGCTGGACGACCTGGCGGCGGCGTTCCGCGCCGACGGCAGGCTGCGCACCGAGGTCGCCGACCTCCGCCACACCTTCATGACCAGCGCCCAGGCCCTCCTCCACGGTGACCTGCACACGGGCAGCGTCATGGTCGGCGAGCGCGAAGGCACGCACGTGGTACGGGTCTTCGACCCCGAGTTCTCCTTCGTGGGCCCCGTCGGATACGACCTGGGCCTGTACTGGGCGAACGTCCTGGTGGCACAGGAGCGGGCGCGGGCGCTCGGCACGCTGTCCGACCACGGCGGTCAACTCCGCCTCTCCTGGGATGCCTTCGAAGCGGAGTTCCGCCGGCTGTGGGCGACGCGCATCGACACCTTCTTCGACGACGCCTACCTCGACCGCTTCCTGCGCCGGGTGTGGACCGAGTCCCTCGGCTACGCCGGCACGGAAATCGTCCGCCGCATCATCGGTTTCGCCCATCTGACGGACCTGACGACCCTGCCGGACCCGGTACCCGCGTCCCGGCGGGCCCTGCTGCTGGGGCGTGAACTGATCGTGCGCCGCGCGGAACTGCCGGACGTCGACGCCGTACGGGCGGCCGTGGAGTCGCTGACCTGA
- a CDS encoding FAD-dependent oxidoreductase, whose protein sequence is MTSQSTLQSVPALGTRPASGSNPSRAETREQLAKASYDLLVIGGGILGISTAWHAAQSGLRVALVDAGDFAGATSSASSKLLHGGLRYLQTGAVKLVAENHFERRAVSRQVAPHLANPLTFYLPVYKGGPHGAAKLGAGVFAYSALSAFGDGVGHLLSPAKAAQDVPELRTDNLKAVAVYGDDQMNDARMALMTVRGAVEAGAVVLNHAEVTGLRFTKGRVTGAELRDRLSGDEFGVSARLVLNATGPWVDHLRKMEDPNAAPSIRLSKGAHLVLKRTSPWKAALATPIDKYRITFALPWEDMLLLGTTDEEFEGDPADVAVNDKDIAQILDEAAFSIRDQQLDRDLITYAFAGLRVLPGGPGDTAKAKRETVVTEGKGGMLSVAGGKWTTFRHIGRTVMQKLQALPGHPLGDDFEPISALPKKLPLPGIANPRAVAHRLLTDRPAPGPRMAADTAKHLATHYGSLAFDIARIANENPELSERVHPDAPEIWAQVVYARDNEWAETQDDVLRRRTTLTIRGLATDDVRAKVQDLLDKK, encoded by the coding sequence ATGACCAGTCAGTCCACCCTGCAGTCCGTGCCTGCCCTCGGTACGCGCCCGGCCTCCGGCTCCAACCCGAGCCGCGCCGAGACCCGGGAGCAACTCGCCAAGGCGTCGTACGACCTTCTCGTGATCGGCGGCGGCATCCTGGGCATCTCCACTGCCTGGCACGCCGCGCAGTCCGGCCTGCGGGTGGCTCTGGTCGACGCCGGCGACTTCGCCGGCGCCACCTCGTCCGCCTCCTCCAAGCTGCTCCACGGCGGTCTGCGCTACCTGCAGACCGGCGCGGTGAAGCTGGTGGCGGAGAACCACTTCGAGCGCCGTGCGGTCTCCCGCCAGGTGGCACCGCACCTGGCGAACCCGCTCACGTTCTACCTCCCCGTGTACAAGGGCGGGCCGCACGGCGCTGCGAAGCTCGGGGCGGGCGTCTTCGCCTACTCCGCGCTCTCCGCGTTCGGTGACGGAGTGGGCCACCTGCTCTCCCCGGCCAAGGCCGCGCAGGACGTGCCCGAGCTGCGCACCGACAACCTCAAGGCCGTGGCCGTGTACGGCGACGACCAGATGAACGACGCGCGCATGGCGCTGATGACGGTCCGCGGGGCCGTCGAGGCGGGTGCCGTGGTGCTGAACCACGCCGAGGTCACCGGCCTGCGGTTCACCAAGGGCCGGGTGACGGGCGCGGAGCTGCGCGACCGCCTCTCCGGCGACGAGTTCGGTGTGAGCGCCCGCCTGGTGCTCAACGCGACCGGCCCCTGGGTGGACCACCTGCGCAAGATGGAGGACCCGAATGCCGCGCCGTCGATCCGCCTGTCGAAGGGCGCGCATCTGGTCCTGAAGCGGACGTCGCCGTGGAAGGCGGCGCTCGCGACCCCGATCGACAAGTACCGCATCACCTTCGCCCTGCCCTGGGAGGACATGCTCCTGCTGGGCACCACGGACGAGGAGTTCGAGGGCGACCCGGCCGACGTCGCGGTCAACGACAAGGACATAGCCCAGATCCTGGACGAGGCCGCGTTCTCCATCCGGGACCAGCAGCTGGACCGCGACCTCATCACGTACGCCTTCGCGGGGCTGCGCGTGCTGCCGGGCGGCCCCGGTGACACGGCGAAGGCCAAGCGCGAGACGGTCGTGACCGAGGGCAAGGGCGGCATGCTGTCCGTCGCGGGCGGCAAGTGGACCACCTTCCGGCACATCGGCCGTACGGTCATGCAGAAGCTTCAGGCGCTGCCGGGCCACCCGCTGGGCGACGACTTCGAGCCGATCTCCGCGCTGCCGAAGAAGCTGCCGCTGCCGGGTATCGCCAACCCCCGCGCGGTCGCCCACCGTCTGCTGACCGACCGCCCGGCGCCCGGCCCGCGCATGGCCGCCGACACCGCCAAGCACCTGGCCACGCACTACGGCTCGCTGGCCTTCGACATCGCCCGCATCGCGAACGAGAACCCGGAGCTGAGCGAGCGCGTCCACCCGGATGCCCCGGAGATCTGGGCCCAGGTCGTCTACGCCCGCGACAACGAGTGGGCCGAGACGCAGGACGACGTCCTGCGCCGCCGTACGACGCTGACGATCCGGGGCCTGGCCACGGACGACGTCCGCGCGAAGGTCCAGGACCTGCTCGACAAGAAGTGA
- a CDS encoding acireductone dioxygenase, protein MTLLTTWPESGPETLVRRTSDPVEIAAALKPLGVRYEQWPIREDVPFDADSDTVFAAYGPEIDRPNAEEGFTTVDVLGLHPSDDPEFPAKAKAARAKFLQEHTHDDDDEVRFFVSGSGIFYLHVNGEVHAVFCEKGDLLGVPRGTTHWFDMGTKPSFTAIRFFHEEDGWIGNFTGSAIAGRFPDYDTIAAGYDADKAAA, encoded by the coding sequence ATGACCCTGCTGACGACCTGGCCCGAGTCCGGACCGGAGACCCTGGTCCGCCGCACCTCGGACCCCGTCGAGATCGCCGCGGCCCTGAAGCCGCTGGGTGTGCGCTACGAGCAGTGGCCGATCCGCGAGGACGTCCCGTTCGACGCCGACAGCGACACCGTGTTCGCGGCGTACGGCCCCGAGATCGACCGGCCCAACGCCGAGGAGGGCTTCACCACCGTCGACGTGCTGGGTCTGCACCCCAGCGACGACCCGGAGTTCCCGGCGAAGGCGAAGGCCGCGCGCGCGAAGTTCCTCCAGGAGCACACGCACGACGACGATGACGAGGTCCGCTTCTTCGTCTCCGGCTCCGGCATCTTCTACCTCCACGTGAACGGCGAGGTGCACGCCGTCTTCTGCGAGAAGGGCGACCTGCTGGGCGTGCCGCGCGGCACCACGCACTGGTTCGACATGGGCACGAAGCCGTCCTTCACCGCGATCCGCTTCTTCCACGAGGAGGACGGCTGGATCGGCAACTTCACCGGTTCCGCCATTGCCGGCCGCTTCCCGGACTACGACACGATCGCGGCCGGATACGACGCCGACAAGGCCGCGGCGTGA
- the mtnB gene encoding methylthioribulose 1-phosphate dehydratase: MTAEISQLDLEEAGAVLAAESARFASFGWMRGTSGNLSVVLTRDPLRLAVTASGHDKGELTPADVVLVDGQGAAVHGGKPSAEAELHARVAALTGAGAVVHVHTVASVAMGRREPGGIVFKDLEMLKGVGQPAHDVEVTLPVIANSQDMLVLGDRLEAARDPRMPAVVVAGHGLYVWGDSPRQARHHTEVVEWLLELELAQR, encoded by the coding sequence GTGACCGCCGAGATCAGCCAACTCGACCTTGAGGAGGCGGGCGCGGTCCTGGCCGCCGAGTCCGCCCGGTTCGCCTCCTTCGGCTGGATGCGGGGCACCTCCGGCAACCTGTCCGTCGTGCTCACCCGCGACCCGCTACGGCTCGCGGTCACGGCCAGCGGCCACGACAAGGGCGAACTGACGCCCGCGGACGTGGTCCTGGTCGACGGACAGGGCGCCGCGGTGCACGGCGGCAAGCCGTCCGCCGAGGCCGAACTGCACGCGCGCGTGGCCGCGCTGACCGGCGCCGGGGCCGTGGTCCACGTCCACACGGTCGCCTCCGTGGCGATGGGCCGCCGCGAGCCCGGCGGCATCGTCTTCAAGGACCTGGAGATGCTCAAGGGCGTCGGCCAGCCCGCCCACGACGTCGAGGTGACCCTGCCGGTCATCGCCAACAGCCAGGACATGCTGGTCCTCGGCGACCGTCTGGAGGCCGCACGCGACCCCCGTATGCCCGCGGTGGTCGTGGCCGGACACGGCCTCTACGTCTGGGGCGACAGCCCGCGCCAGGCCCGCCACCACACCGAAGTGGTGGAGTGGCTGCTGGAGTTGGAGCTCGCCCAGCGGTGA
- a CDS encoding sugar ABC transporter ATP-binding protein: protein MSPTEVPAVSLTDVSMAFGGRTVLASVTLDIAPGSVVALLGANGAGKSTLIKILSGVHTDHGGAVRVAGEPAALHSPLAARQLGVQTVHQRIGEGIVPGLSVAENLVFEELAQARGNPLLSGGRLLARAREIQAGLGLDWSDALLRKDVTELGVSDRQLLILARALATRPRLLILDEPTSALSAAEAERLFALVEKMRDDGIAVLYVSHRLGEIDTLAARLVVLRDGRLTEDQAKPFDWDSALRAMLAQAQEATTARPVRDGAGGNVVLSLRGVRLFEGRTPLDLDLRTGEVTGVVGLLGAGKTELARGLFGAEPFATGTVELDGKRYEPRRPSDAIRAGVHLVPEDRHADALVPGWSLAQNISLPFLKSLSRAGLVQRSKEDALGRDTIEALGVVARDEHSTVEELSGGNQQKVVVGRWLARSPRVLILDEPFRGVDIGARRDIGRRARALAAEGAAVLVLSADVDEVLEVADRVVVLAAGEVHLDAYGEDAERDRVIQTISACV, encoded by the coding sequence ATGTCGCCCACTGAGGTTCCTGCCGTCTCTCTGACCGACGTCAGCATGGCCTTCGGCGGCAGGACGGTGCTCGCCTCCGTCACCCTCGACATCGCCCCGGGCAGCGTGGTCGCGCTGCTCGGCGCGAACGGCGCCGGCAAGTCCACGCTCATCAAGATCCTGTCGGGTGTGCACACGGACCACGGGGGAGCGGTGCGGGTCGCCGGGGAGCCCGCGGCACTCCACTCCCCGCTGGCCGCACGCCAGTTGGGTGTCCAGACGGTGCACCAGCGCATCGGCGAGGGCATCGTGCCGGGCCTCTCGGTCGCGGAGAACCTGGTCTTCGAGGAGCTGGCGCAGGCGCGCGGCAACCCGCTCCTGAGCGGCGGCCGGCTGCTGGCGCGCGCCCGCGAGATCCAGGCGGGCCTGGGCCTCGACTGGAGCGACGCCCTCCTCAGGAAGGACGTCACCGAACTGGGCGTGTCCGACCGCCAGTTGCTCATCCTCGCCCGCGCCCTCGCGACCCGCCCCCGCCTGCTGATCCTCGACGAGCCGACCTCGGCCCTGTCCGCCGCCGAGGCCGAACGCCTCTTCGCGCTCGTCGAGAAGATGCGCGACGACGGCATCGCGGTCCTCTACGTCTCCCACCGCCTCGGCGAGATCGACACGCTCGCCGCCCGCCTGGTCGTCCTGCGGGACGGCCGTCTCACCGAGGACCAGGCCAAGCCCTTCGACTGGGACAGCGCCCTGCGCGCGATGCTGGCCCAGGCGCAGGAGGCGACGACGGCCCGCCCGGTCCGGGACGGGGCGGGCGGGAATGTGGTGCTGTCGTTGCGCGGTGTACGGCTCTTCGAGGGCCGAACACCCCTGGACCTCGACCTCCGCACCGGTGAAGTCACCGGTGTGGTGGGCCTGTTGGGCGCGGGCAAGACCGAACTGGCCCGCGGCCTGTTCGGTGCCGAGCCCTTCGCGACGGGCACGGTCGAACTCGACGGCAAGCGGTACGAGCCCCGCCGCCCCTCCGACGCCATCCGGGCCGGCGTCCACCTGGTCCCCGAGGACCGGCACGCCGACGCGCTCGTCCCCGGCTGGTCGCTGGCCCAGAACATCTCGCTGCCGTTCTTGAAGTCGCTCTCCCGGGCCGGCCTCGTCCAGCGCTCGAAGGAGGACGCCCTCGGCCGCGACACCATCGAGGCCCTCGGCGTGGTCGCCCGCGACGAGCACAGCACCGTCGAGGAACTGTCCGGCGGCAACCAGCAGAAGGTCGTCGTCGGCCGCTGGCTCGCCCGCAGCCCACGCGTCCTCATCCTGGACGAACCCTTCCGGGGCGTGGACATCGGTGCCCGCCGTGACATCGGCCGCCGCGCCAGGGCGCTGGCCGCCGAGGGGGCCGCCGTGCTCGTCCTGTCCGCCGACGTCGACGAGGTGCTGGAGGTCGCCGACCGGGTCGTCGTGCTGGCCGCCGGCGAGGTCCACCTCGACGCGTACGGCGAGGACGCGGAACGCGACCGCGTGATCCAGACGATCTCGGCGTGCGTCTGA